TTACttcttttctatttttttttcgttttaTAATGTATATTTCGTAAagctttttcattataactttttaaatatttctttcaCATgtaatcattatttattctttctaatctgataaatataaaaagcgGGATGATTCaatttgataattttttttattattgataagagaaaattttttaaagggatctagtaaaaaaaatactttaccAATTATCAAATTTACATGCACACACCCATAATTTCTACTATCAAAtgaatcatttttattgtcTCCTTCTACCCATATGTTATTTTCAGGTATTTCaacaaaagaattaaaattatcaacATAAATTTTATCCTTTTCTATTGCAATAATTCTTTTACATACTCTTTTATTGTTATCAACAGGagaaattaataatacaATATCTCCTCTGCTATaaatatgcatatttttttttttttttccttccAAGTTTGCTATTTTTTCAGAAATTCTTTCTTTAAAACATATGAAATTATTaggatgaaataaaaatcgAATTATATTATTGAACTTGTGTAAGATGTATGTATAACTatccatatatattttatgtaatttataaaaaaatcttAACGCATCATcacaaatataaaataaaattactccatttttatttattaaaggaTACATACTTGAACCACTTGTAAGAGTCATATCaaacaaataattatttattgtatatataaataaactacatagtattatttttttagtaaaatttaaaagatgtctgatttttacaaaattaacattaaaattctttttatttattagacttattttaaaattattaccCTTTCTTTTCCGTAATGGATATTTTCTTAATAGATTCACTCTATTTTCTAATTgtgataaatttttatttaatattttttttttcaaatatattttattaaggAGCTTATATTTTCCCTTATTAAACCcattataaattaaacaCCTATAATTAACTTTATTCTTacagaaaatttttttttttaaaatatttaagaagGATTTacttttaatgaaataatcatatatattaatattcatGTTATAACTATATAAGAGAAATGTATgtgtacatatatatacatataagcATTCtcttttattctatttattttttttttgtctgtTAAAAGCAAATATAAAGCACCATATGTTAATATTGAAGAAATGTAATTCTGAATTCTTTAAATCAAtttacaatttaaaaaaatattaaaaaatcataaaaaatatataataaaattaactattaaatataatacattaattttcataaattacatgaaaaataaacaaactaATAATCTAAATAACAAATgattaaatacaaaaaaaaaaaaaaaaaaataataataataaaataatacaaaatcaaataattttcgttaaaaaaaaatttaaaaaattaagaagcAATacgtttctttttttttttttttttgttttgttctTCTTTGATAAAGAATTTATACAAAATCTGTTTACTTATCTGACagcatttcttttttttatgttttattaaaCTTTAGTTATTTCAGGATTGTTTCCatcttataaatatttatttatttaaaacaaaatattagcttaaatattcattaaactattaattgtaattttttttctcttttttgtttattgcttttttataaaaaatattttggattttataatatattaattttgttttattttaatttaatttttttttggaattttctttttttttttataccaTTAAGTATTTGTATGCTCAAGCAAGTCTAAagtatttaataattaaaaaagctttttttttaaatatgaaaatgagTCATAAAAAATCTACTTATTCTGAAAGAAAAGTTAATTTAGtgatacatatataaatataaaaatattttaaaattttatataaatttaaaaaatagttattaatttatctttcaataaatatatatttatttatctttgaatctatttattttatttttttttatagttcaTGTAACTTctagatatatttttgttttgaacttttttattttcattccttaaatgaaaatctaatatatttaaaaatgaaaaaaaatgtgtttaattttaaataatatacgCATTTTCTATTCTTATAGAAAATAAGTGAAATAGAGAAAAAATGTGAAGAAAgcttaaatgaaatattaagaTCAGCAAATGAGGCAAAAGAAATTTCAAAAAAGGCAGAAGAGGAGTTAGAGCATCAAACAGGTAAATGCATTATGAGAGACAAATTATGGAAAAACTAAAAATCTAGAAAACAAATATGTGAATTTATAAAGTtactttattaaattataaatacataaagaaaaagaaaaaaaaagtataaacacatacataataaaaaaactatGTATATTAatggatatatatatatatatatatatatatatatatatatatatatacataatatttcttaaaatttaagaattaatatattttaaaattattatttagaacaaataaaacatatacaTAAAGAAACTGATGATATTCAAGAAAATTTGAAACAAAGTCAATATCATTTACAAGGTATAAAATATTGGTGGAGAaatataaattcttttttaggATTtgaaacatataaaaataatgaaaataaaaaaataaataaccaATTAAATGACAAAAATAGAAGTGTTAAacttaatgataataataaatatatgaataataatcaaatttacaaaaattcAATGAATATAGAGAAAACATCAAAAagtaaaagaatataataatattttacaaaaattattttacatatatatgtctacatatataattttaatttttttctaaggAAAAGAAACATTTGaggaaaaatatgaaaacaaTTTAAATACATTATCTGCAGTggttttaataatttttttttaatatatataaataattttgttattttttttttatttttaatgaattataaatttgttttttttttcttaaattttatacGCAGTTAGATGAATTACATACTAGAGCTCTGGTTATGGGGAATACAATAAACGAACAAAACAAAatggtaaaaaaaaaaaaaaagagttttaattcttctatgagcaaattaaaatattattttaaggctttgtaattttaatttcaaaaaattcacactatttaatttaatatcaGCATATGtacttatatttattttattaattttttcttttcccttttttaatttatagcTGAATGaagttaatgaaaaaatggaATGTAACATAGAGAAAATTAAAGATcaacaaaaattaatgaaagaaataatgaaaaaataaaagttttatGTTTACAGCTATAAAGAAGATAGAATATTTCATGAgcacatgtatatatatttcttttaaatatttttcattaaattatttatttttgaattttattttttaaatttataaagaaaaaaaaaataaataaataataaatttaattaaaaaaaagtacaacttaaattatttttttttttttttttttagtataaacacttttacattttaaaataattgtattgtaatttgttttatattattaaaaatgtaaaaaaaaaaaaagtgttgAATTGTAATTGTGTGCagtttatatttaaaagatgtgctaaagggaaaaaaaaaaaaaaaattcatttctATTTCACAACAAAAAGTGAATATTTATAGTTCATTACAATCCTTgaatctttaaaaaaaaaaaaaattgtatatatatgtttatttatttgcatacatatacatatgcgtataataaaaaataagataaaatcgtttggaaaaatataatattaaaattatattaatttatatacctaaaaagtatatatacaaattaaataaatgtatatatatagtttaaacacttatatatatactttataatttttacattttattttattttacattcATATGAATATtacattttaatatttttattaggtTATTAATAAagtagaaaaaatgaaaaattacagtttaaaaaaaaaaaaataataataataaaatgaaataaaataaatacatatatttgtataagcttaaaattataatttttacatatttcgTTGTTCCTTTaacaatatttattataaaagcaACTAcgttaatttaaaaagtactatcactttttaaataatagaaaatcatataaaatagtattataaaaaatatttcctaAGGTTTCTgagtctttttttttttttttactttaaattattatatattacatAAGTATATTTCTCtatactaaaaataaaataattaaaatggCAATGAAAGAGGATTATTATGATTATTTgtttaaaagtaaaatacaCATATAATATCTATATATGTACTTATATAtgaaagtttttttttaaatttcatttaaaacatataaatatatataactttctcttttttttttttttttatcagtTGTTCTTATAGGAGATTCAGGAGTAGGTAAATCAAACTTATTATCTAGGTATACACAAAAAAAggatattaatataatttgttttaaataaatgcaaatcattaatttttaaaaagaagaaattgttttaaaatgtttataCAAAATAActtatgaaaattataaaaaaaaaaaagattaatacAAAacatatttagaaaaaatgaaactcTATAATtcttagaagaaaaaatatttctataaaaagtgtatttttaaaaagaaaaaacatatatataatttattctgttaccttttttctttttcagaTTTACAAGAGATGAATTTAATTTAGAAAGTAAAAGTACCATAGGTGTAGAATTCGCTACGAAAAgtattcaattaaaaaataataaaataataaaggcACAGATATGGGATACAGCTGGACAAGAAAGGTATCGAGCGATTACATCTGCTTATTATCGTGGGGCAGTAGGTGCATTATTAGTTTAtgatataacaaaaaaaaattcttttgaaAATATTGAGAAATGGCTAAAAGAATTAAGAGACAATGCTGATAACaatattgttattttattagtTGGTAATAAAAGTGATTTAAAGCATTTACGTGTTATTAATGATAATGATGCTACTCAATATgctaaaaaagaaaaattagcTTTTATCGAAACTTCAGCTCTTGAATCCACCAACGTAGAACTAGCTTTTCACCAATTATTAAATggttaaaatatatatattttttttttatgatatgaTCGCAATTACTAATTacgaaatatttttaaagtagCATTTGtgaaactttaaaaaaaattcattttgtgttatttattttctttttttattctttttctttttatttttttagaaatttaCAATGTTAGACAAAAAAAGCAAACTACAAAAAATGAAGACAATTTATCTATACAACCTcgaggaaaaaaaataaacgttctaagaaaaaaaaaaatttactaaaataattcatttgCAAAtcgatatatatatataacaacacttatttttattttcaatttttcttgtttttttttttataggtaGATGACGATAATGAtcaaaatgatataaaaaaaaaatcgaaATGTTGTTGATATCCTTacgaaattttttttttttaaattcatttaaaaaaattataggcaccattttttttttatatttgttattgtgataatttttttattatgaaatatttttcacttaattatttcatttagttaaaaggtattattaattttaatattttaatattttttttttttatttaaaattgttCTATCATATTTTGTTAACTTTTAGTAGAAAAAGGAATAactaaatgtaaaaaaaaaaaattttaattatgtatagaagtataaaaatatatatatataccgATTTCATTTGttacatttttttgtttaaaactCTCTTTCATACTTtttcaaaaaagaaaattaaaatatttagcgaagaaataatgaaaaaataaatcccAAGgttattttaattcattttttttattttttcaatcaactaaattttaaatgataaataatTACTTGTCTaatttgatttttatttatttatttgattttttattttttttatttttttttttggggagggtaatttatattttaataattatttcaatattttaaaaaaggtaCACATCAAAATTTATtctctattaaaaaaatatattacacACTTTtgcatattttattatgttttattttattgcatatgtataaatttatttttgtattcacttttaatttaaaaaaaaaaaaaaaaaagattgcTATACTTTTTTGCaactttattttaaatttgtcATAAAATTTAAGCTTTGATGAAAAGTtgtgaaatatttttaccactatatattttttttaattttaggttatttgtattttttttttttttaaatcaataaaaaattcattaaatatatttcaacTCTCAATAAAATGTGTATCACATAAAATTCAAAgtgttttttttgttttgtattatttatttttttttcgtaagtttattatgaaaattaaattgttataaatagctaaaaatgcataaaaaatatatacaattgagaatattaaaaagtatGTATGCTTAAATTTCTATTTTGATAAATCAAGAatgttcaaaaaaaaaaaataaaaaaaaaaataaataaaataataaacaaatgtatatgtatatataataaagtaaaataaagtaGTTCACACCATAATACGTATTAATAGTCTGATTTTTGTTTtgttaaaagaaataaaaaaaagaaatggaagaaagaaatgttctTGAATATGCTGAAGTAATAATAGACAGACAAAGAGATAAGATTAATGAATTAGAAAAACAACTATTAGAactaaaaaatagtaatgaagaattacaaaaaaataatatgaaaaatgttGAGGAAAATAAATCATTAAGAATAGaattaaatagaaaaaatgataatgacATGGTCTTAAGTATGCATATAAATAAGGAAAATGAATTtcttgaaaaaattaaattattggAAAATCAATTGCTTAAAAGGGATACACTTTTAGAAGAAttaaacaatttattaaaaaagagaaaatacgAATATCAAATATTGTTGCAGGAAAAAGACAATCTTAAAAATAccattaatatattaagaaaTGATATATGTGAGAACAGAAAAAATCAGAAATTAAAAGAAcaagaatttttatataatgagaagcaaaatgataattttttaaatttatataagaataataatgaagaattaaACATAACAAAAAGATGCTTAATACAAATAGAAAGTGAACTACACATGTATAAAAAGCAAAATGAGCatcaaaaaaatgaaattcaaaggttatat
The sequence above is drawn from the Plasmodium relictum strain SGS1 genome assembly, chromosome: 14 genome and encodes:
- the SPB gene encoding type I signal peptidase, putative, which gives rise to MNINIYDYFIKSKSFLNILKKKIFCKNKVNYRCLIYNGFNKGKYKLLNKIYLKKKILNKNLSQLENRVNLLRKYPLRKRKGNNFKISLINKKNFNVNFVKIRHLLNFTKKIILCSLFIYTINNYLFDMTLTSGSSMYPLINKNGVILFYICDDALRFFYKLHKIYMDSYTYILHKFNNIIRFLFHPNNFICFKERISEKIANLEGKKKKNMHIYSRGDIVLLISPVDNNKRVCKRIIAIEKDKIYVDNFNSFVEIPENNIWVEGDNKNDSFDSRNYGCVHVNLIIGKVFFLLDPFKKFSLINNKKNYQIESSRFLYLSD
- a CDS encoding SNARE protein, putative, with translation MKMSHKKSTYSERKKISEIEKKCEESLNEILRSANEAKEISKKAEEELEHQTEQIKHIHKETDDIQENLKQSQYHLQGIKYWWRNINSFLGFETYKNNENKKINNQLNDKNRSVKLNDNNKYMNNNQIYKNSMNIEKTSKRKETFEEKYENNLNTLSAVLDELHTRALVMGNTINEQNKMLNEVNEKMECNIEKIKDQQKLMKEIMKK
- the RAB11a gene encoding ras-related protein Rab-11A, putative; its protein translation is MAMKEDYYDYLFKIVLIGDSGVGKSNLLSRFTRDEFNLESKSTIGVEFATKSIQLKNNKIIKAQIWDTAGQERYRAITSAYYRGAVGALLVYDITKKNSFENIEKWLKELRDNADNNIVILLVGNKSDLKHLRVINDNDATQYAKKEKLAFIETSALESTNVELAFHQLLNEIYNVRQKKQTTKNEDNLSIQPRGKKINVDDDNDQNDIKKKSKCC